A single region of the Saprospiraceae bacterium genome encodes:
- a CDS encoding alpha/beta hydrolase, translating to MSSFFPITKRIFRWFLYLTLGLVAILFVFIESFDRYLSSEKGTRWWFKDIARADWSIQYTPSGLRYLEIGDPEKQPLLLVHGAPGGCFDWRGIAKRERIFDKYRLLLVDRPGYGGTKPRGAEKDLQVHAEKILEVLAEETQKAVVMGHSYGAPIAVIMGALQPEKIAKIIGVSGQYDPDNEVIFRISYFINFKLFKYLLPRMLWVSNVEKLSHPNALREIMPLYPKISVPVVLIHGDADTLVPYENSPFLMEFLSGDKELVTIKDGDHPLQMQAPDLLVDFVLHTDLVPTASTVEEEELAR from the coding sequence ATGAGTTCCTTTTTCCCAATCACTAAAAGAATCTTCCGCTGGTTTCTTTATTTAACACTCGGTCTGGTTGCCATCCTATTCGTTTTTATAGAATCATTTGATCGTTACCTTTCCTCAGAGAAGGGAACCCGTTGGTGGTTTAAAGACATCGCCAGGGCGGATTGGAGCATCCAGTATACGCCATCCGGTCTGAGATACTTGGAAATCGGTGACCCCGAAAAGCAGCCATTGCTACTGGTACACGGAGCACCGGGCGGCTGCTTTGACTGGCGAGGCATCGCCAAGCGCGAACGCATCTTTGACAAATACCGGTTGCTGCTCGTCGACCGGCCAGGCTACGGCGGAACCAAGCCGCGTGGCGCCGAGAAAGACTTGCAGGTTCATGCCGAAAAAATACTGGAAGTGCTGGCCGAAGAGACCCAAAAAGCCGTAGTGATGGGACATAGCTATGGCGCGCCCATCGCTGTTATCATGGGCGCCCTGCAACCCGAAAAAATTGCTAAGATCATCGGCGTATCTGGGCAGTATGATCCCGACAATGAAGTCATTTTCCGGATTTCCTACTTTATCAATTTTAAGCTGTTTAAATACCTTTTGCCTCGCATGCTTTGGGTGTCAAATGTGGAGAAACTGAGCCACCCTAATGCCCTCCGGGAGATTATGCCGCTTTATCCCAAGATTAGTGTACCCGTCGTGTTGATCCACGGTGATGCCGACACCTTGGTCCCCTACGAAAATTCGCCTTTCTTGATGGAATTTCTAAGCGGTGACAAAGAGTTGGTCACCATAAAAGACGGAGACCATCCTCTACAAATGCAAGCACCTGATCTGCTAGTCGATTTTGTTTTGCATACGGATTTGGTGCCCACTGCTTCTACCGTTGAAGAGGAGGAATTGGCGAGGTAG